In Castor canadensis chromosome 11, mCasCan1.hap1v2, whole genome shotgun sequence, a single genomic region encodes these proteins:
- the Pyy gene encoding peptide YY isoform X3, with protein MATVRRPWPAMAAVLLTLLACLGALVDAYPSKPEAPGEDASPEELSRYYASLRHYLNLVTRQRYGKRDSSDALLSKLLLPDGENQRIRSR; from the exons ATGGCGACAGTGCGCCGGCCGTGGCCCGCCATGGCTGCAGTGCTGCTGACCCTGCTGGCCTGCCTGGGGGCTTTGGTCGACGCCTACCCCTCCAAACCCGAGGCTCCGGGGGAAGATGCCTCCCCGGAGGAACTGAGCCGCTACTACGCCTCCCTGCGCCACTACCTCAACCTGGTCACCCGACAGCG GTATGGGAAACGTGACAGCTCGGACGCTCTACTCTCCAAACTGCTGCTCCCCGACGGCGAGAACCAACGCATCAGGTCGCGGTAA
- the Pyy gene encoding peptide YY isoform X2: MATVRRPWPAMAAVLLTLLACLGALVDAYPSKPEAPGEDASPEELSRYYASLRHYLNLVTRQRYGKRDSSDALLSKLLLPDGENQRIRPEGTDPW, encoded by the exons ATGGCGACAGTGCGCCGGCCGTGGCCCGCCATGGCTGCAGTGCTGCTGACCCTGCTGGCCTGCCTGGGGGCTTTGGTCGACGCCTACCCCTCCAAACCCGAGGCTCCGGGGGAAGATGCCTCCCCGGAGGAACTGAGCCGCTACTACGCCTCCCTGCGCCACTACCTCAACCTGGTCACCCGACAGCG GTATGGGAAACGTGACAGCTCGGACGCTCTACTCTCCAAACTGCTGCTCCCCGACGGCGAGAACCAACGCATCAG GCCAGAAGGCACCGACCCGTGGTGA
- the Pyy gene encoding peptide YY isoform X1, which produces MATVRRPWPAMAAVLLTLLACLGALVDAYPSKPEAPGEDASPEELSRYYASLRHYLNLVTRQRYGKRDSSDALLSKLLLPDGENQRIRSRPEGTDPW; this is translated from the exons ATGGCGACAGTGCGCCGGCCGTGGCCCGCCATGGCTGCAGTGCTGCTGACCCTGCTGGCCTGCCTGGGGGCTTTGGTCGACGCCTACCCCTCCAAACCCGAGGCTCCGGGGGAAGATGCCTCCCCGGAGGAACTGAGCCGCTACTACGCCTCCCTGCGCCACTACCTCAACCTGGTCACCCGACAGCG GTATGGGAAACGTGACAGCTCGGACGCTCTACTCTCCAAACTGCTGCTCCCCGACGGCGAGAACCAACGCATCAGGTCGCG GCCAGAAGGCACCGACCCGTGGTGA
- the Ppy gene encoding pancreatic polypeptide prohormone: MAAVCRCLSLLLLSTCVALLLQPMLGAWGAPLEPVYPGDNATPEQMAQYAANLRRYINMLTRPRYGKRDKGDMLDFLEWDSPHMSASRGLSPMDL; this comes from the exons ATGGCTGCTGTGTGTCGCTGCCTCTCCCTGCTGCTCCTGTCCACCTGTGTGGCTCTGTTGCTGCAGCCAATGCTGGGTGCCTGGGGAGCTCCCCTGGAGCCAGTGTACCCAGGGGACAATGCTACACCAGAGCAGATGGCCCAGTATGCAGCTAACCTCCGCAGATACATCAACATGCTGACCAGGCCTag GTATGGGAAAAGAGACAAGGGGGACATGCTGGATTTCTTGGAATGGGACTCCCCCCATATGTCTGCCTCCAG GGGGCTCAGCCCAATGGACTTGTAG